AAGAAGTAGAATTATCTGTCAAACCATCATCCAAAATCGACATCATATATTATGCATGACCTTTTGTGGCAAACATGGTTGATGCCAAAGCTTCAGGCGCAGACTTGCCAGCCCAAACCACATATTGAAACGCCTGGTAATAGCTCTCACTAGCTTCCAATCCAGATGCGATCAAAGCCTCACATTGCTCAACCGTTAATTCAGCTTTATTCAACATTAATCCATGACGGAAAAGCAGAAGCCCATCTTGCGGCCAAATATCAAAATGACCAAGCCAAAGCTGCTCATTAACAAGCGCGATTAAGCGATACACTTCAGCAATACGCGCCTCAGGGACACGCATTTCAAAAGCGCAGGCTAAATGCAAAGCTTCTAAATCATCTCTCCAGTTCAACGAAACATGATAATCAACCCATGACCCTTCAACATTAAGCGTCAGCTCATCATCAGTTGTGCGCTCAAAAGGCCAATCATGAATAGCGGCTAACTTCTCAACCATATCTACCGGGTTATTTGTGCGATCAAAACTTGGTTCAATTGAAGCCATAAAATTTCCTTTAATTGCCGGCAAAGAGAGGGGCTTTATATTACGCCTCTTATTTTTACCATTTCATATGGAAATCATCTCTTATGAACAATCCCAAATGAAACGGAGCAAACTTAAACCAGCGGTTCTGAGTGCTTAACTCGCTTCTGGGATTTAGCTAATCAATCCTTCCCCTGAGTCGCAAGGGCGAGAGTACTCTGTCCACGTTAAATACACTGAAATTACACAGACAGAATGCGGCATGACCATGTCATTGATTTTCTTACTGTTAATAAGCCTCTGTTTCCACAGGCAGAGCAGTTGACAAAAACAGCAAATCACCAATTTGAAATCTGATTTAACAGACTGAGGTAAAATACTACAAATCAAAGAAAAAACTGAACACCGTCTGATTCTACCTAAAAAAGTCCGCGAATATCAGCCGCAAAATACATAATTAAAATACCAGCAATGAAATAAACAACATCACCAAGCAAACCGTACTTAAATCGATAAGATAATGGCGGATAAAAGGCATGTTCTAAGCTTTTATGAATGCGAATGGATTTATAGGTCGTATAGGAGAAACTACAGATCATTTGAATGATCTTCAAAACCAAAAACAACACGACAAACATCACAACATTACTAACCAAATCCATCGGAAACCCTCATACTAAACGCATTAAACGACTTTTAAAGCCTTCTTCCTTTTAAAAGAGGCATATCTCTCAAATAAGGCCAAACCCAAAAAAGCTTAAATTTACGCAATTGCAAAGCAATTTCTCACTTGTATATTAACGCCCTACCTGCTACCTCGCTAAAATGACAAAAATAGACCCAATTCATATCATAGGCGGCGGCCTCGCAGGCTCTGAAGCCGCCTGGCAAGCCGCAAACGCTGGCGTTCCAGTAATTCTCCATGAAATGCGCCCGGTAGTGAAGACAGACGCGCACCAAGGAGAAGGTTTAGCTGAACTCGTCTGCTCGAATTCATTCCGCTCAGACGATCATGAAAACAACGCCGTTGGCCTCCTTCATGAAGAAATGCGCCAGCTCAACTCCATCATCATGGCCAGCGGAGACAAACACAAACTCCCAGCAGGCGGCGCGCTTGCTGTCGACAGAGATCATTTTTCAGATGAAGTCACCAAAGCTCTAGAAGCCCATGAGCTCATCACAATTGAGCGCAGCGAAGTGGCCACCATACCACCAGCTGAATGGGATAATGTAATCATCGCAACCGGCCCTCTTACATCAGAGAGCTTAAGCAAAGCCATTATGGAGTTAAGCGGCGCAGATAGCCTGGCCTTCTTTGATGCCATCGCCCCCATCATCCATAAAGACAGCATCGACTTTGATAAAGTCTGGATGCAATCGCGCTATGATAAAGTCGGCCCTGGCGGCACTGGCGCTGACTACATCAACTGCGCCATGGACGAACAAGAATATAACACCTTCATTGACGCCCTTTTAGAAGGCGAGAAAACAGACTTCAAAGAATGGGAAACAAACACCCCTTATTTTGATGGCTGCCTCCCCATTGAAGTCATGGCCGAACGGGGAAGAGAAACCTTGCGCCATGGCCCAATGAAACCTGTCGGCCTTACAAACCCACACAAAGAAGAGAAATCATACGCCATCGTCCAGCTGCGCCAAGATAATGCCCTCGGCACACTATGGAATATGGTTGGTTTCCAAACCAAACTAAAATATGGCGAACAAGCAAAAATTTTCAGCACAATTCCAGGGCTCGAAAATGCCGTCTTTGCCCGCCTTGGTGGCTTACACAGAAATACATTTCTCAATAGCCCCGAAGTCCTTGATAATCAGCTCCGGTTAAAGGCAGACACCCGCCTTCGCTTTGCCGGCCAAATCACTGGCGTAGAAGGCTATGTCGAAAGCGCCGCAACAGGCCTCATCGCAGGCAGACTAGCAGCAGCTGAAAGGTTAGGAATTGAGCTAACAGGCCCATCTATTGAAACCGCCCACGGCGCGTTGATTAATCACATAACAGGCGGCCACCTCAGCTCAGACTTCTCTGGCGGCCTCAAAAGCTTCCAGCCAATGAACATCAATTTCGGGCTTATCCCACCAATAACAGAAATCCCCAAAACTGATGAGAATGGCAAGCGCTTGCGCGGCAAAGAAAAATCCCGCGCCAAAAAACGCATCATGGCAAAACGCGCCCTCTCAAACCTCATCGAATGGGGTGAGAAAAATCCTATTATTTGAGCCTTCCTCCCAAAAGTGGACATCGGCTTTGATATAACGCGGTTGTTGGTGGGCAACTGAAGCGCAAAAAAGGGAGACCTCTAATTCAAAGAGGCCTCCCTTTTTTATAGATTTAAGAACAACTCACTTCACTCAGCAAGCACTGTTGCAGCATTTTCAATATAAAGAGAAAACTTAAGATACGTCATAGCCATATATTTAGATGTCTCTTTATCTTCAGAATAATTAAAATTCATAACATAAAGCCTGAGCTTCTCAGCACGAGTTGGCAAACCATCTACGACAAAACTATTTAGGTTTTTACGTTTCTTTTTCTTCAAATTTTCATTCACTTGGCCGGATGCCGCCTTATATACATCTTGAAGTGAAAAGCTTCCAATGGCCTCAGCCGCATCTCCCTGCCCTTTTAAAACAATCAGCTTATGTTCCTTAATCTGAAACGAAAGCCGAATATCACGCCCTTCCAATTTAACTGTCTGATCACGATGATAATTCAAGGCCGAACGAGATTTAGAAAGTGTGATTGGCCCAAACACCATCCCCTTGGATGGAACAGCTAATGCATAAGGCGCCGATGCATAAAATGTACGATTAGTAACTTGACTACCCATAGCTATGTTTTTTCTAAAACCAAGCTTCTCATCAATCTTCGCTATAATCGGGTTATTCCAAGAAGATTTTCGTCTCTCAAAATAATTGAGATGAGCACCCTTGGCTGGTCTCTCTTCCTCACTCAATAGAACACGTAAATAATCCGCACGTTGCTCTTTTCTAAAAAAGCGAAGGAGATTGCGAATTTTCCTTTTCGCTTTGCGCGCCTCGTCAGTTGAAGGATTAAAAGCTTTTTTAATCACACCATTTTCAAGAACGTCCGCCTTTTGCAACACAGAGACAAGCTTCTGCTTTTGCGAATAAATCGAAACCGTCTCCGCCCCCCAAGGGCCAAAACTTGAAACACCCAAAATCACAGTCGCTAAAAACAAAATAACTCTAAGGTCAAATTCCCGCCCTTTAATCTGAACGTATAGCCCATAAAGAATAAGTGCCAGAGACCAGAAGAAAAATGCAAAAAGGAAATACCGCTTTGGCGTCATGCCATATTCTGCAACCCGAATAGAATGAGCAACAAACAACAACGCCATAGGAATGATTAAAAACAAAAACCAATATTTATGAAAAAACCGAACCAAAGCGCCGCCAACATTGCGCGTTGGAAACGCCATCAAATAAGTGCCAATCCCTAAGATGATAACAGCTAAGCCATACCAGCCAATTTGGCCTTTTGGAAAAACACCAGAAAGACCTACCTTCACAGCAAGCCCGTGAAACAACAAAACAAACATGAAGAAAAAAGGAACAAAGACATATTTTACAAACAGTCCTGTTACCTTAGACATCAATTCGGTTGGTTCTGTTTCCTCAACTTCAGCTTCATATTCTTGCGGTAACATAGAGAGCCAAAATACGGGCGTGATAAAGAACGAACAAATCTGAAACGTATATTTATACAAGTCACCATCGATACGCGAATTGAATAAAGCACCGTAAACTGCAAATAATAATGAAAAGAGCCCGGCAATAATCATCCCCCCAATGATAGCAATCACCAGGGTGAACCAAAACTCATGATTAAAAAGCCAATAGGCACGATTGTTTTTGGGTGAAAAGAAATAAACAACGGAACTGGCACCGAGCAGAGTGGAGACAGTTAGCATCATGTGGCGCAAGCCCACAAAATCAGCAAAATAAAACAAGCCTACGATGACACTCCCTATAATGAGAGAAACCACAAAACCATACCAATTGGCCTCATTACGTTGCTCAGTTACAAAAACAGCACCAACAAACACAAAAAAGAGGCTTATCAAACCAAAGTAAAAGTTAGGAGTTAAATTCAAGACTTTATCAAAAGCCACCATAAGTATGGTAAGGAGACCAGCAGTGAGCACAGCAAGAGGAAATCGTCTAAAAACCAAAAACACATTTGGCAAAATCGAGCCTGCAATAGAAGACACACCAGACATAAAAAAACTCCCTCAACCAGCCGTAAAGATAATCAGACCATTGACTTGGACGGCCTCTTTACCCTATCGAGCTTCACTTTATCCGCTCCACCAAAAGGATCAATATTTTACTGACCATATTTCTTCAGCACGACTGACGCAGCTTTAGTTAATGCATCAGCAATAACCGCCTGCCCCTCAGCCGTTGGATGAAAAGCTCCCGAATATGTACCAGCTACCAACACCTGCAATGGTCGTAACTTCTTGAATTTCCTCATAATAGCCCCAGATAAATGCAGATGGCCAGTTAAATATGCATCATTTGGAGTACGAAACCACCGCTCACGAGATGCATAAGGGACATAATCAGCCGGGTTATAATGTGTCCATTGCCCATTCTCCCAAAAAGGAAGCTCTAGCTTTTCAGCAATTTGGTCCTTCCGGTCTTCCGCTTGTGCGCAAATTCCGTGGCTGGTAAAGGCATCACGGTGTCCTTCAACAAAAGTCCATTTATAGCGTTTTGCCTCACGACGCATCGCCTTGTTTAAACTCTCAGCAAAACTTTCAGCTTCACTTGCCCTCTTGTTTGAAAGTGAAAACAGAGGTGAAACATCCATGCCCAAAGCTCCATCGTCACAAACCCGCTTCCCCTTATCCCGAAACGTCATGTTCGGATAAGCGGTAAGAAGAACACGGTCAGGCTGTCCCCAAGAAATCAGCAACACATTATGAAGCGCCCGGCGCAAAGCCTTATAGCGCAGCTTCAATTCTTTGATACGCCCTTTCGCCTGATTATGATTTAGAATGGCACCCATCCAGCCACCAACCGTTTTCAACTGTATGGAATCTCTGACCACAACATTGGCCACAAGACTAGAAAAGTTCACATCATTCCCACCAATAGATACCATCAACAAATCAATCCGCCTGGCATTTTTACGCGCACACCGTTTCACCGGCAAATCATGTAAAATCTCGAGTTTACCATCCACTCCAAATGCACGGGCATATTGCTTGTTCTCAGCTCTGCGTCCGCCGCATTGCGCTTCAGCAACCGCACTGATCTGGGAAAGTTTCGGCGGCGTTTCCGACCACTCATTTCCTTTAAACCTCAAAAACAGGCCATGAGTAATCTGCGCCCCAGCACAAGAAAACCCAGCAAAGGTAACGGCGCGTTGTGGATTTTTAAGCGCTAGCTGCAAACTCGCACGCATCTGATGAGAATATAAAGACCGATGACAAGATTGCCCCTGCCACCGAGCTTTGTATTTCATAAAATTTCGATCAGCTAATTCCCGCCATTTGCCAACCCTTGTCGGGTAAGCCTTTTTCGGAAACTGTTTTTTAGATTTTTCCTGGTAAAAAACTGATCTTGAGCGAGAAAAACGAACCGGCACATCCGGGTTTCCCTCACCAGAGGCAAAACTATCGCCGATGCCCACAATGAAAATATCTTTGACTTTAATTTTTTCTTTTAAGAAAGTCCCATCAGAAGCTTTAACATCTATAATCGCACCAGTTGGATAAGGAACATCAAATTCAGCTCGTTGATCACAAGGCGCTTTCACCGTTTTGATGCGTTTTCTCTTCCCCTTAAAATACGTCATAGACCAACGACAAGAAAGCTCAGCACGCCCCTTACGTTCTGTGGCCTTCTCAACTTCGGCCTGACCTTCTCTTTGAAATTCTAACCAAATTCTATGAGATTTAGGGTGAAGGTAATTTTTATTCTTGCCCGCACATTTCTGATAGCTTGCCTTTTTCGAAGACCAACAGGTTTTGTCATAAACCGTTTTCGCCCACCCCATTGGGTTTTCAGCAGCTAACCGTCGCTCAATGCTTAAAATAGGCGTCTCACGTTCTTCATCTGTCAGCTGCTCATATACGGCTCGGTGGATGCCAGTGTGTTCTGGCCTGTGAAACAAACGAAATGGATTTAACAATTCCCATTTAATTTGTGCCGTTTTCTCAGAGGCCTGCACTTTAGTCAAAGCACCTGCGTTTAGGAAGACACAGCAAAAACAAAAAAGTACAACGGGAAAAGTTCGAGACAGAAAAGACATACCACATCCTTGAATTGACATTTCTATTCTATTTTTTATTTCCTAATTATGACAAGCAAAAGGTCAGACTTAATAGAGCAAAAAGTTCACAACAATATCTCTTTAAGTCATGAGCAAATCTATCGCTTAAAGTAGAGTGTAAAAAAAATCTTGAGAGGGTTTAAAGTTGTAATTCCGGCCTCTCCCCTCTGGCGCTCCCTTAATGCTAAAGTCACCAAAGACGGGACCAATAACCAACGGGCAAACAAAGATTTATGCTTAGCCGGCACTTTTTTCATATGCGCCTTAATATCCCAACTCCCAATCATCAAACCATCAACAAGGTCATCCATGAATTTCGTTTTAGACAAAGCTTTAGCATCAGCTCCTTTGTTTAACTCGGAACTTACCTTATCAATAAGAAAGTCCTCATGAAACAAATCATGTTGGCTCATTATATTTTGCGGTAACGGCATGATCTCTCGGTGCAAAAGACCATTTAACTCAGCTAACATAGTCGCAAGACCAAAGGCCTTTCCTGCTTCAGAACAAATAAAATCTTGATTATCAAACTGACCATCTGTCAAGATCAAGCCAGCTCTTAAAAAACTGCCATAACGTTGGTCCAATATAGAATGGAATTCAACCTTCGTTTTAACCGGTTCTTTTTGAATCTCAAAACCAAAGCTATCAACAAGTCCGATCAGTTCTTTAAACAACTCATCACCTGATTTTTTAAAATAAGGCGCCAATCCATCAGCAACAGGATGTCCAACACTTTCACCTCGCAAAAGTTTTAACAATTGATCCCGCCACCATTGAAGACGAATTTCTCCAAGCAGTGGCTCATTCACCTTTATCGATATTTGCTCAACATCCATGAAAAAACCAAAGAGCCAGCTTAATGCTACTCGTTGCTCCAAAGGAGAAAAACGAACGCTCAAATAACCAGCATAATCATGATGCTTTAAGCGCAAAACAATCGCTTCTAACTCGTCTTGATTTTCACCTTGAGGAAACACTCTTAAACAACCTTTTTTATTATTAGCGGCAATTTATTTGACATTTTGTTAGCGTGCCTTCAGGTTGCCCACTAGCAACCGTGCTTTTTAGTGGCGCTTCAGATGCCCACCAGCATCCGAGCTTTTATCCGTGTTAGTCAACAGCAATAAAAGCCGCAGCAACTTTGCGTCCCTCAGCAATTAACACATTATACGTCCGAGCCGCTGCACCAGTGTCCATCACTTCAAGCCATAAACCTTTTCCCGGCCCTTTTTCATGTCCTGGTTTAGTTGTAGCATTTTGAAAAGCTTCTTTTAATTCTTTGGAGGGAAACCGTTGCTTAACGCCTGTGCCAAAAATTAAAAACTCATGGGCATCAGCTTCATCAAACACCGCTTGAAAATGCGACGGCTGAACCTCATCAAATTCAGTCACATCCCACCCATAAATACCACTTTGCAAAATCAACAAAGATCCCTTGTGGCTCATCTCACCAAAACGAAAACCACCATTGCCATAAGCCTCTAACTCAAGAGCCTCAGGGTAATATGCTTCATGTTTCATTTCATAACTTTCATAAGTTAGCTCGCGCAAAAACTCTCTTCAAACAATCCACCTTGTTCCAATAAAGAAACAACAATTGACTGACGCAGGCCATATTGCTTTTTGTCTTTTATATCAATATTTAAAGCAAAAAACATAACCCTTTGCTGAGCTTTTGCCCAACCAATATGCGGCTTATCTTTTCGAAAAGCCAATCCAGTTTTTCCCTTTATTTCAAAACACTTATGTTGTGTAACAGGCAAAATGTCGCGAACAAAGACCTGCCCCTTTAGAGAGGCATCTAAGTCCCCGCTATAGAGCTTTTCAAGAAAATCAACCTGCTCAACAGCTGAAACACGCAAATCTCCTGACAACCAAAATTTAGCAATACCCCCGCCAATTTTCTCATTGCCATAAGATAAACGATTAAGCCAATATTTCATTTTTTGAGAACCAATCGATTTAGCAATTCTTTTATAAACTGGAACAGCCGAAACTTTGATCGCCTCTCTAAATGTTAAATCTTGCTCCCAAGCCTTCAACCACTGCGGTTTTCCATCCCATTTAAATAGATGATTTGCTGTCTTTACAGTACCAGTTTCATAAGCAATCAGACTATGGATAACCTTAAAAGTTGAAGCAGGTATCTTGCGTTTTTGAGCTCTTTTAAAATCATAAACATGATACTGCTTGCGGCCAAGTTCCTTGAAAACAACCGTTCCTTGCACACCCTCCTTTTTAAAAAAATTTTCCCATTCAGGGTGTGAAATACTCTCGTGGGAGTGAGCAAAGCCCAGAGTGCCACAAAGCAAAACCAAAGCTGTAACAAATAGTCCAAAGACATATTTCATAGTTTTAAACCCAGTTAGAAAAAACGAAAAGAAGCAAGAAATAACTTACAAAACAAAAAGTCAAAGAGATGACCGCCTCTCATAACCCAACAACTAACAGACACAAAAAAGGCGCTGTAAACAGCGCCTTTTTAAAAGAAATATATGAACTCTTATTTCGCAGTGCCCGGCTCTTTAAATTTAGCACCACCAAGGCCGCTCCAATCCCGTTTCACACCAACAAGTAACAATACTGGTGACGCGATAAAGATAGATGAATAGGTACCAACCAAAACACCCCAGATCATCGCAAAAACAAAGCCGCGGATCACTTCACCACCAAAAACAAACAATGAAACAAGAGCAATCAATGTTGTAACAGATGTCAAAATCGTCCGAGAAAGCGTTTCATTAATAGAAACGTCTAGTAACTCGTTTAGTGGCATCTTTTTATATTTACGCAAATTTTCACGCACACGGTCATAAACAACAACCGTATCGTTGAGAGAGTAACCAACAATCGTCAGCAAAGCCGCAATGATAGAAAGCGTAAATTCAAGTTGCAACAGTGAGAAAATACCAATGGTAAGCACAATATCATGCACAAGCGCTACAACAGCACCTAGTGAGAATTGCCATTCAAACCGAAGCCAAATATAAATCAAC
The sequence above is a segment of the Hyphomicrobiales bacterium 4NK60-0047b genome. Coding sequences within it:
- the blaOXA gene encoding OXA-48 family carbapenem-hydrolyzing class D beta-lactamase OXA-54; amino-acid sequence: MKYVFGLFVTALVLLCGTLGFAHSHESISHPEWENFFKKEGVQGTVVFKELGRKQYHVYDFKRAQKRKIPASTFKVIHSLIAYETGTVKTANHLFKWDGKPQWLKAWEQDLTFREAIKVSAVPVYKRIAKSIGSQKMKYWLNRLSYGNEKIGGGIAKFWLSGDLRVSAVEQVDFLEKLYSGDLDASLKGQVFVRDILPVTQHKCFEIKGKTGLAFRKDKPHIGWAKAQQRVMFFALNIDIKDKKQYGLRQSIVVSLLEQGGLFEESFCAS
- the trmFO gene encoding methylenetetrahydrofolate--tRNA-(uracil(54)-C(5)) -methyltransferase (FADH(2)-oxidizing) TrmFO codes for the protein MTKIDPIHIIGGGLAGSEAAWQAANAGVPVILHEMRPVVKTDAHQGEGLAELVCSNSFRSDDHENNAVGLLHEEMRQLNSIIMASGDKHKLPAGGALAVDRDHFSDEVTKALEAHELITIERSEVATIPPAEWDNVIIATGPLTSESLSKAIMELSGADSLAFFDAIAPIIHKDSIDFDKVWMQSRYDKVGPGGTGADYINCAMDEQEYNTFIDALLEGEKTDFKEWETNTPYFDGCLPIEVMAERGRETLRHGPMKPVGLTNPHKEEKSYAIVQLRQDNALGTLWNMVGFQTKLKYGEQAKIFSTIPGLENAVFARLGGLHRNTFLNSPEVLDNQLRLKADTRLRFAGQITGVEGYVESAATGLIAGRLAAAERLGIELTGPSIETAHGALINHITGGHLSSDFSGGLKSFQPMNINFGLIPPITEIPKTDENGKRLRGKEKSRAKKRIMAKRALSNLIEWGEKNPII
- a CDS encoding Mth938-like domain-containing protein, giving the protein MRELTYESYEMKHEAYYPEALELEAYGNGGFRFGEMSHKGSLLILQSGIYGWDVTEFDEVQPSHFQAVFDEADAHEFLIFGTGVKQRFPSKELKEAFQNATTKPGHEKGPGKGLWLEVMDTGAAARTYNVLIAEGRKVAAAFIAVD
- a CDS encoding YbjN domain-containing protein, producing MASIEPSFDRTNNPVDMVEKLAAIHDWPFERTTDDELTLNVEGSWVDYHVSLNWRDDLEALHLACAFEMRVPEARIAEVYRLIALVNEQLWLGHFDIWPQDGLLLFRHGLMLNKAELTVEQCEALIASGLEASESYYQAFQYVVWAGKSAPEALASTMFATKGHA
- a CDS encoding hypothetical protein (possible pseudo due to internal stop codon); translation: MAFKGIDFVPHGTKIPFVSMRKIAFILSGIAMIASIALFSTKGLNYGIDFIGGTSIEVRHKAGPADIADVREKVGALGFGDVQIQQFNDPRDVLVRIESQAGDEEANQKALDKIKVTLGDAYEFRNTEVIGPTVSGELTQAGIIAVITAIIVVLIYIWLRFEWQFSLGAVVALVHDIVLTIGIFSLLQLEFTLSIIAALLTIVGYSLNDTVVVYDRVRENLRKYKKMPLNELLDVSINETLSRTILTSVTTLIALVSLFVFGGEVIRGFVFAMIWGVLVGTYSSIFIASPVLLLVGVKRDWSGLGGAKFKEPGTAK